A stretch of Clostridia bacterium DNA encodes these proteins:
- a CDS encoding ABC transporter permease — translation MKDRLKLLIHPAIAIAISLAIGALILLVAGYDVGKAFLAIWNASFRNLRTITTTFNKSSPLLYVGLAVAISFRGNVFNIGAEGQLLMGAVFATFVGLYLQFLPGFLLIALMLLAGCVGGALWAFIPGYLKAKYDVSEVITTIMFNYIALNFIGYLVRGPIRDTSQAEPQTVAIAKQGFLPSLIPGTPLHLGYLLGIILAIGLFYLLFKTYIGYEVRAVGLNKSAAKVAGINVQKTIVGTMLISGALAGLGGAIELANIHYLLEGISPGYGFTGIAIAVLANSNPIGVIFSSFLFGFLNAGATSMQRSAGVSASFVQIFQGIMIIAIALASVNKTKLTKKIKKTLSQDTTKTREVE, via the coding sequence ATGAAAGATAGATTGAAACTTCTGATTCACCCTGCGATTGCTATCGCAATATCCTTAGCCATTGGTGCTTTAATTCTTTTAGTAGCAGGTTATGATGTGGGCAAAGCATTCCTAGCTATTTGGAATGCGTCATTCAGAAATTTGAGAACCATAACGACTACATTCAATAAATCTTCACCATTGTTGTATGTAGGTTTGGCTGTGGCGATATCCTTTAGAGGCAATGTATTCAATATTGGAGCGGAAGGTCAGCTTCTCATGGGAGCCGTATTTGCAACCTTCGTGGGACTTTATTTACAATTTCTTCCTGGCTTTTTATTGATCGCCTTGATGCTGCTAGCGGGTTGTGTAGGCGGTGCATTGTGGGCCTTTATTCCTGGCTATCTGAAAGCTAAATATGATGTAAGTGAAGTTATAACCACCATTATGTTTAACTATATTGCACTCAATTTCATTGGGTATTTGGTCCGTGGACCTATTCGAGATACTAGCCAAGCAGAACCACAGACTGTTGCGATTGCCAAACAAGGATTTCTTCCCTCATTAATTCCTGGTACGCCATTACATTTAGGGTATTTATTAGGTATTATCTTGGCTATTGGTTTGTTCTATCTTCTATTTAAAACCTATATTGGGTATGAAGTAAGGGCAGTTGGCCTTAACAAGAGTGCGGCAAAGGTCGCAGGTATTAATGTTCAAAAAACCATCGTTGGTACCATGCTTATATCTGGCGCATTGGCTGGTTTGGGCGGAGCGATAGAATTGGCCAATATTCACTACTTATTAGAAGGAATTTCTCCAGGATATGGCTTTACTGGTATTGCAATCGCGGTTTTGGCAAATTCCAACCCAATTGGGGTAATATTCAGTTCATTCTTGTTTGGTTTTTTAAATGCAGGAGCTACTTCCATGCAACGATCTGCTGGTGTATCTGCTTCATTTGTACAAATTTTCCAAGGTATTATGATTATTGCTATTGCCTTGGCTAGCGTGAATAAAACAAAACTTACTAAAAAAATAAAGAAAACGCTAAGCCAGGATACGACAAAAACTAGGGAGGTGGAGTAA
- a CDS encoding ABC transporter permease — MSELQFINFLASSVRMATPLLLASLGLVISERSGLINIGVEGIMLMAAFAGYAGSKLAGGYWYGLIVAILVSMVIISIFAVTTIKYKSQQVIIGAALNMFCAGLSSFLYRLIFYNTGRFDEGIAAASFPNVSIPVLSKIPILGPVFFNHNLLVYFSYIMVIVLWIVINKTSIGLKVIAAGEHPKAAESLGINVIHVRYLATLFSGVMMGVAGAYLSIAQASSFGEDMTSGRGFIAMAVVILGKWSPIGSMFGALFFGAATALQLMFQITGVEIPRNVIMMIPYIATVIAVLAVSQNKVGAPSALGVPYEKS, encoded by the coding sequence ATGTCAGAATTGCAATTTATAAATTTTCTTGCTTCTTCTGTACGCATGGCCACGCCACTATTATTGGCTTCTCTAGGGCTAGTAATTTCAGAACGATCAGGATTGATTAATATTGGTGTAGAAGGTATCATGCTTATGGCTGCTTTTGCTGGATATGCTGGTTCTAAGCTAGCAGGAGGCTATTGGTATGGATTGATTGTCGCCATTTTGGTTTCAATGGTCATTATATCAATATTTGCCGTCACCACAATTAAGTATAAGTCACAGCAGGTCATCATTGGTGCAGCACTGAACATGTTTTGCGCAGGGCTCAGTAGTTTCTTGTATCGGTTAATATTCTACAATACGGGACGTTTTGATGAAGGTATTGCCGCAGCAAGCTTTCCGAATGTTAGTATACCGGTACTGTCAAAAATACCCATATTGGGACCAGTATTTTTCAACCATAACTTATTGGTCTATTTCTCATACATAATGGTGATTGTCTTATGGATTGTAATCAACAAGACTTCGATAGGACTCAAAGTAATTGCAGCAGGTGAACATCCTAAAGCGGCGGAAAGCTTGGGCATAAATGTAATTCACGTCAGATATTTGGCAACCTTATTTTCAGGTGTCATGATGGGTGTCGCCGGTGCATATCTATCAATTGCACAAGCTTCATCATTTGGTGAGGATATGACCTCAGGACGTGGCTTTATCGCCATGGCTGTCGTTATTTTAGGAAAATGGAGCCCAATCGGATCCATGTTCGGTGCGCTTTTCTTCGGAGCAGCGACTGCTTTGCAACTCATGTTTCAAATTACTGGTGTGGAAATACCAAGAAATGTAATCATGATGATACCCTATATTGCAACAGTAATAGCGGTGTTGGCAGTGAGTCAGAACAAAGTAGGGGCGCCGAGTGCCTTGGGTGTACCGTACGAAAAATCCTGA
- a CDS encoding BMP family protein, with the protein MKKVFAVLLVVMMLASVVGCAGGDEGAVRVTEPEDLKMATLLPSSPTDGGWGQTGANAINAAKEYFGCEAVIVEAGTADLMKSEAVSLAEEGFNIIIGHGGQYAAPFAEISADYPNTYFFTAGGDIVTENQMPVEFMVEELTYIMGAMAANISETGVVGLTVGGEYPSYTKTSRGFELGAKATDPDIEILYAATQDSSDMNEAYEIAMAQIDAGADIIWTNANQSSLGSIQAAKERGVYVFGMVQDQKAEAPDLVIASVVQDFNGFAIAIGERYLNDSLNGETIKIRAGVDDESLYWAWNDAVKDTLPEDVVGLYDELLPKIQSGEIYVPSETEGW; encoded by the coding sequence ATGAAGAAAGTATTTGCAGTACTATTGGTAGTGATGATGCTTGCCTCTGTTGTAGGTTGTGCCGGTGGCGATGAAGGTGCAGTTAGGGTTACAGAACCGGAAGATTTGAAAATGGCTACATTGCTTCCATCTTCACCGACTGACGGTGGTTGGGGACAAACTGGTGCTAATGCCATCAACGCAGCAAAAGAATATTTTGGCTGTGAAGCTGTTATCGTAGAAGCTGGAACCGCGGATCTTATGAAATCGGAAGCTGTTTCTTTAGCTGAAGAAGGTTTCAATATTATCATTGGTCATGGTGGTCAGTATGCAGCTCCGTTTGCAGAAATTTCTGCTGACTATCCCAACACATATTTCTTTACCGCTGGTGGAGATATTGTAACGGAAAACCAAATGCCTGTAGAATTCATGGTTGAAGAATTAACCTACATCATGGGTGCAATGGCAGCAAACATTTCAGAAACTGGTGTTGTTGGCCTTACTGTGGGTGGAGAATATCCTTCCTACACCAAAACGTCTAGAGGTTTTGAACTAGGCGCTAAAGCAACTGATCCTGATATTGAAATATTGTATGCTGCAACCCAAGACTCAAGTGATATGAACGAAGCGTATGAAATTGCAATGGCTCAGATTGATGCCGGCGCAGATATCATTTGGACCAATGCCAACCAATCTTCTTTGGGTTCAATTCAAGCAGCCAAAGAACGTGGCGTTTATGTTTTCGGAATGGTTCAAGACCAAAAAGCGGAAGCTCCTGACTTGGTAATTGCTTCTGTAGTACAAGACTTTAATGGTTTTGCTATTGCAATTGGCGAAAGATACCTTAATGATTCTCTAAACGGAGAAACCATCAAGATCAGAGCCGGAGTAGACGATGAGAGCTTATACTGGGCTTGGAATGACGCTGTAAAAGATACTCTTCCGGAAGATGTAGTTGGATTGTATGATGAATTGCTTCCTAAGATTCAAAGTGGAGAAATCTATGTACCAAGTGAAACCGAAGGCTGGTGA
- a CDS encoding BMP family ABC transporter substrate-binding protein, with translation MDRYHFIDYYKVLSVERNASKQEIEESYKLLAFRYKMKDILPEATDADQRKELIDKAYTILIDSKKKKEYDAIYDDVYGRLKNQETEIPKIRRRKSPQHLKSIIAFVMISMVLVLSFIAVNGIDKETEQEDPSTILAGDDGVFKVALLVPSTITDGGWSESAYQGLLQIERELNAQVIYTEVVSKEEIIEKANQYGQENYDLIIGHGYQYSEPFKDISPKYKDSIYITNGGKYINNNLTAIEFELEKVSYIAGAVAAKLTNTNILGCIGGENIPSVSKTFLGFKLGAKSINPDIQVSISYIGSWNDPRAGYEEALRMIRTGADVLYGNANATGLGVIQAADENQVYVFGQDSDQSAYSPDYLVASMFQDTPNTYMMVARSISENRFDNGERIVVGFEDEYVKLLWNNNVKQNLPESVLAIEQAIKEEFITGNLEIPGEKDM, from the coding sequence ATGGACCGTTATCATTTCATAGACTACTACAAAGTCCTGAGTGTAGAACGAAATGCTTCAAAACAGGAAATTGAAGAATCTTACAAATTGCTAGCCTTTCGTTATAAGATGAAGGATATTTTGCCAGAAGCCACGGATGCAGATCAGAGAAAAGAACTGATTGATAAAGCGTATACTATCCTAATTGATTCCAAAAAGAAAAAAGAATATGATGCAATATATGATGATGTATACGGAAGATTAAAGAATCAAGAAACAGAAATACCAAAAATTAGAAGACGCAAGAGCCCCCAACATTTGAAAAGCATAATTGCCTTTGTAATGATAAGTATGGTGTTGGTATTATCCTTTATTGCAGTGAATGGCATTGATAAAGAAACCGAACAAGAAGACCCTAGCACAATTTTAGCAGGTGATGATGGAGTCTTTAAAGTAGCCCTTCTCGTTCCCAGTACTATTACCGATGGTGGATGGTCAGAATCAGCATATCAAGGGCTCTTACAGATTGAAAGGGAATTGAATGCCCAAGTTATTTATACGGAAGTGGTCAGCAAAGAAGAAATTATTGAGAAGGCCAATCAATATGGGCAAGAAAACTATGATTTGATTATTGGTCATGGATACCAATATTCTGAACCCTTTAAGGATATTTCTCCTAAATACAAAGATAGTATTTATATTACCAATGGCGGAAAGTACATCAACAATAATTTGACAGCCATAGAATTCGAATTGGAAAAAGTTAGCTATATTGCAGGAGCTGTAGCTGCTAAGCTAACAAACACCAATATTTTAGGTTGCATCGGTGGAGAGAATATACCTTCCGTATCCAAGACCTTCCTTGGATTTAAGCTGGGCGCCAAAAGCATTAATCCAGATATACAGGTAAGTATCAGCTATATTGGAAGTTGGAATGATCCAAGAGCAGGATATGAAGAAGCACTAAGAATGATTCGAACTGGAGCTGATGTTTTGTATGGAAATGCAAATGCTACAGGTTTAGGCGTGATTCAGGCTGCTGATGAAAATCAAGTCTACGTATTTGGTCAGGATTCCGACCAATCAGCCTATTCGCCAGATTATCTAGTAGCTTCCATGTTTCAGGATACGCCCAATACATATATGATGGTGGCAAGGAGTATTTCAGAAAATAGGTTTGATAATGGGGAACGAATTGTAGTGGGTTTTGAGGATGAATACGTCAAGCTACTTTGGAATAATAATGTAAAACAAAATTTACCAGAAAGTGTATTGGCTATAGAGCAGGCCATAAAGGAAGAGTTTATTACTGGTAATTTAGAAATCCCTGGTGAAAAGGATATGTAA
- a CDS encoding LacI family DNA-binding transcriptional regulator has translation MNIKDIAKQAGVSTATVSRALNNPEKVKKDTLERVMRIIDDNQYSLNPFARNLASPGRTNNIVMIIPNLVNPFFFELVKGAESVFTEYGYYLHAHNVNQHLNDPDQLFKVIDDLGNEGFFDGMIVAGTLFMNSHFIPGIPNLTKPMVCINPNPDIKELDSVLVDERTGIWLTFEHLKKRGYTDIGIIHGGHHIEITRHKLKYIRELLSDFDLNLKDEWIYESSFDTIDESYRLMTNLLQSGQKLPRVFLCINDLIAIGISRAILDKGYRIPKDFAIIGSDDISFSKYFSPSLTSIKVPTEDLGKTAARILLNKISNPNLPPQRIYLPPTLIVRESC, from the coding sequence ATGAATATAAAAGACATCGCCAAGCAGGCAGGCGTTTCCACCGCCACTGTCTCACGGGCTCTGAACAACCCTGAAAAAGTAAAAAAAGATACCTTGGAACGGGTTATGCGCATTATTGATGATAACCAATACAGTTTAAATCCATTCGCTCGCAATTTGGCCTCTCCTGGACGCACCAACAATATTGTAATGATCATTCCAAACCTGGTGAATCCGTTTTTCTTTGAGTTAGTCAAGGGAGCCGAATCTGTGTTTACTGAATATGGTTATTATTTGCATGCCCATAATGTGAATCAGCATCTAAACGACCCTGATCAGCTTTTCAAAGTTATCGATGACCTTGGTAATGAAGGCTTTTTTGATGGAATGATTGTAGCGGGTACTCTATTTATGAACTCACATTTTATACCAGGTATCCCAAATTTAACCAAACCAATGGTATGTATCAACCCCAATCCTGATATTAAGGAATTAGACAGCGTCTTGGTTGATGAACGTACTGGTATTTGGCTTACATTTGAACATCTTAAAAAAAGAGGTTACACCGATATCGGTATTATCCATGGAGGACATCATATAGAAATTACAAGGCATAAGTTAAAATATATAAGAGAACTTCTATCTGACTTTGATTTAAACTTAAAAGATGAATGGATCTATGAAAGTTCATTCGATACTATTGATGAGTCCTATCGGTTGATGACGAACCTTTTGCAATCTGGTCAAAAACTACCGCGAGTCTTTTTGTGTATCAACGACTTAATTGCCATTGGTATCAGCAGAGCGATACTAGATAAGGGTTATCGGATTCCCAAAGACTTTGCCATCATAGGCAGTGATGATATTTCTTTTTCTAAATATTTTAGCCCATCCCTTACCAGTATAAAAGTACCTACTGAAGACTTAGGTAAAACGGCAGCTCGAATTCTTTTGAATAAAATTTCTAACCCCAATCTGCCACCCCAAAGAATCTACCTTCCACCAACCCTTATTGTAAGAGAATCCTGTTAA
- a CDS encoding flavodoxin family protein: MAKIIGVCGSTRKNATEYALVEALKEAEKVDGIETEMISIRGKKISPCIHCDKCIKDEFLGCSIYKDDDMNELFHKCLEADGIIFASPVFEMGISPQLSAFMSRFRSCYLDLRNDPEVYGKHVGAAIAVGGTRNGGQEMTIACMHNFFHTHGYVVTGGALGVYAGAAVWSQDNTKFDDSIDPIGIENARKLGGKVARTVLQMHK, encoded by the coding sequence ATGGCAAAAATAATTGGAGTATGTGGTAGTACAAGAAAGAATGCAACAGAGTATGCACTAGTAGAAGCTCTGAAGGAAGCTGAAAAAGTAGATGGTATTGAAACGGAAATGATATCGATCCGTGGTAAAAAAATAAGCCCTTGCATTCACTGCGATAAATGCATCAAGGATGAGTTTCTAGGTTGCTCAATTTACAAAGATGATGATATGAATGAACTGTTTCACAAATGCTTAGAAGCAGATGGTATAATTTTTGCCTCGCCAGTATTTGAAATGGGAATTAGTCCACAACTTAGTGCTTTCATGTCAAGATTTCGCTCATGCTACCTTGATTTAAGAAATGACCCTGAAGTATATGGTAAACATGTAGGGGCAGCTATAGCGGTAGGTGGAACCAGAAATGGTGGTCAAGAAATGACCATAGCTTGTATGCATAACTTTTTCCATACGCATGGCTACGTAGTTACCGGTGGTGCCTTGGGCGTTTATGCTGGCGCAGCAGTATGGTCTCAAGACAATACTAAGTTTGATGATAGCATTGATCCTATTGGCATTGAAAATGCTCGTAAATTAGGTGGTAAGGTTGCAAGAACAGTTTTGCAAATGCATAAATAA
- the deoC gene encoding deoxyribose-phosphate aldolase yields MLKIESLNRYFDHTALKPQTTEAQIRELCAQALEYNFISVCINPCHIPLAKDILAGSDTAVCTVIGFPLGSMSTKAKVFEAKDAVTMGAEEVDMVINVSYALDGKWDKLKQEILEVKKACGQKITLKVILETCLLTDEQIIKACQMSMQAGADFVKTSTGFSSAGATTHHVKLMRDTVGPNLGVKASGGIRTLGDTLAMIEAGATRIGASASVAIIKESKKEVN; encoded by the coding sequence ATGTTAAAGATTGAGTCTTTAAATCGTTATTTTGATCACACAGCTCTTAAACCACAGACTACGGAAGCACAGATTCGTGAATTGTGCGCCCAGGCACTGGAGTATAATTTTATTTCCGTGTGTATTAACCCATGTCACATCCCCCTGGCAAAAGATATTCTAGCTGGAAGTGATACAGCTGTATGCACAGTAATCGGCTTTCCCTTAGGCTCTATGAGCACGAAAGCAAAAGTCTTTGAAGCCAAAGATGCAGTCACAATGGGGGCTGAGGAAGTAGATATGGTCATCAATGTATCGTATGCATTGGATGGCAAATGGGATAAATTAAAGCAAGAAATATTAGAAGTGAAAAAAGCTTGTGGCCAAAAAATCACACTAAAGGTTATTTTAGAAACCTGTCTGCTAACAGATGAACAAATTATTAAGGCTTGCCAGATGTCCATGCAGGCTGGAGCTGATTTTGTTAAAACTTCAACAGGATTTTCTAGTGCCGGTGCGACTACGCATCATGTTAAGCTGATGCGCGATACGGTAGGGCCGAATCTTGGTGTTAAAGCATCTGGAGGTATTCGTACTCTAGGCGATACCCTTGCCATGATTGAAGCTGGAGCTACTCGGATTGGCGCTAGTGCAAGTGTTGCAATTATAAAAGAAAGCAAGAAAGAAGTTAACTAA
- the priA gene encoding primosomal protein N', with translation MYAQILTNVNNRKLDRFFTYRVPEKLKNSVKKGSKVEIVFSGRILQGFVIALSEETEYTGTILDIRDVVRDDLVLSENQIDLAYWLADESFISLAKAFATIFPSVGIGRKDRKRMPLFLTEKGRKAIGDLRASKSKTALINLSENPGLQFSALNISQEIFRRLCKEEWIEFKEAEISKDPICINKLNNEQKKLMVSIENDLMNNEKEFLIHGVTGSGKTEIYFHLIKRCLEEGKQAMVLFPEIALTQEMVGRFKRAFGNRVRPWHSQLTPYQKKGIWDDLMQQKADILIGPRSASLVGMKNLGLIIVDEEHDASYLQSSTPCYDGRKVARYRATQVDAPLVMGSATPSVDVLYRVKTEEVKLYSLLKRHRGANLPQITTVDMREELKADNYSIFSRLLKQEIERSLEEKKGVLLFLNRRGYSGSFVCRDCGHTMMCENCDIPLTYHKQGDILKCHYCGYEKKAITVCPECKSKRIRSFGVGTQKVEQEVKNVFPNARVARIDGDTDNKNGARERLIEDLKEGRTDILIGTQIITKGIDFPKVGLVAVLAADLALNVPDFRAREKACQQLVQVAGRSGREDGMGLCLIQTYQPDNLAVQYAKEENYLAFVELEMQERYRMNYPPYSQTIRILISAEQEEILAKRAVIFSNYIPKAPFKVLGPVPANYSRIKGLYRWHIIILGDDLEKMKNTVQYALREFYDKENSSNIYFTIEVNPGSML, from the coding sequence ATGTACGCTCAAATTTTAACGAATGTAAATAACAGAAAGCTTGACCGATTCTTTACCTACCGGGTTCCGGAAAAACTTAAAAACAGCGTAAAGAAGGGAAGCAAGGTTGAAATAGTTTTTTCAGGTCGTATTCTTCAAGGGTTTGTTATAGCCTTATCGGAAGAAACAGAGTACACAGGAACGATTTTAGATATACGAGACGTAGTGCGAGATGATTTAGTGCTATCTGAAAATCAAATCGACTTGGCCTATTGGCTGGCGGATGAAAGTTTTATTTCATTGGCAAAGGCATTTGCAACAATATTTCCATCAGTAGGAATTGGTCGCAAGGATAGAAAACGGATGCCACTGTTTTTGACTGAAAAAGGACGCAAAGCGATTGGTGATTTACGTGCCTCCAAATCCAAGACGGCCTTGATAAATTTATCGGAAAATCCAGGACTTCAGTTTTCTGCACTCAATATTTCTCAAGAAATATTTCGAAGATTATGCAAAGAAGAATGGATAGAATTCAAAGAAGCAGAAATTAGTAAGGACCCTATTTGCATTAATAAACTAAATAATGAACAAAAGAAATTGATGGTTTCAATTGAGAATGATTTGATGAACAACGAAAAGGAATTCTTAATTCATGGGGTAACTGGAAGTGGTAAAACGGAAATTTATTTTCATTTGATAAAGCGATGTCTAGAAGAGGGAAAACAGGCGATGGTATTATTTCCAGAGATTGCACTTACCCAGGAAATGGTTGGCCGCTTCAAACGTGCCTTTGGAAATAGGGTAAGACCATGGCATAGCCAACTAACGCCATATCAGAAAAAAGGAATCTGGGATGACTTGATGCAACAAAAAGCAGATATCTTGATTGGCCCTAGGTCTGCTTCGCTGGTTGGGATGAAGAACCTAGGCCTGATTATTGTTGATGAAGAACATGATGCAAGTTATTTGCAAAGCTCAACACCGTGCTATGATGGCAGAAAGGTCGCACGCTACCGCGCAACGCAGGTGGATGCACCGCTAGTTATGGGGTCAGCAACACCGTCCGTAGATGTGCTCTACAGAGTGAAAACCGAAGAGGTAAAGCTATATTCACTGCTGAAGCGACATCGAGGTGCAAATTTACCACAAATTACGACGGTAGATATGCGGGAAGAACTAAAGGCCGACAATTACAGCATCTTCAGTAGACTTCTCAAGCAAGAAATAGAAAGATCCTTAGAGGAAAAGAAAGGTGTTCTACTGTTTCTGAATCGGAGAGGATATTCGGGGAGTTTTGTCTGTAGGGATTGTGGGCATACGATGATGTGTGAGAATTGTGATATTCCTCTTACTTACCATAAGCAAGGAGACATCTTGAAATGTCATTACTGTGGTTATGAAAAGAAGGCCATCACAGTTTGTCCTGAATGTAAATCGAAAAGAATACGGAGTTTCGGGGTTGGCACTCAAAAGGTGGAACAGGAAGTTAAAAATGTATTTCCAAATGCCCGTGTAGCTAGAATCGATGGAGATACGGATAATAAGAATGGTGCTAGGGAACGTTTGATTGAGGACCTAAAAGAAGGAAGAACAGACATCCTTATCGGTACCCAGATTATCACCAAAGGAATTGACTTTCCAAAGGTTGGACTGGTAGCAGTTCTTGCGGCTGATTTAGCCTTGAATGTACCCGATTTTAGGGCTCGCGAAAAAGCCTGCCAACAGTTGGTACAGGTTGCAGGACGTTCTGGAAGGGAAGATGGGATGGGACTATGCTTGATACAAACCTACCAACCAGATAACCTTGCCGTTCAGTATGCTAAGGAGGAAAACTACTTGGCCTTTGTTGAACTCGAAATGCAAGAACGCTACCGGATGAATTATCCGCCATATTCACAAACCATCCGTATCCTAATATCTGCAGAACAAGAGGAAATATTAGCCAAAAGGGCCGTTATTTTTTCGAATTACATACCCAAGGCACCGTTTAAAGTACTCGGTCCTGTTCCTGCTAACTACAGCAGAATCAAAGGACTGTATCGATGGCATATCATTATTCTTGGAGATGACTTGGAAAAAATGAAAAATACGGTACAATATGCACTTAGGGAGTTTTATGATAAGGAAAATTCGAGCAATATATACTTCACTATCGAAGTGAATCCGGGCTCTATGTTGTAA
- the def gene encoding peptide deformylase, protein MSVLKVVTIGDPILREKAITVKNFNKNLSKLIDNMVETMAEYDGVGLAAPQIGIPKRVVVIDVGDGLIELINPEIIETKGEQIGQEGCLSVPGKYAEVRRSKYAKVKAQDRTGKEFIIDGEDLLARAFLHEVDHLNGILFVDKIDN, encoded by the coding sequence ATGTCAGTATTAAAAGTAGTAACAATAGGTGATCCAATCTTGAGAGAGAAAGCAATTACTGTAAAGAACTTCAATAAAAACTTATCCAAATTGATTGATAATATGGTTGAAACAATGGCCGAATACGATGGAGTCGGTCTGGCCGCGCCCCAAATAGGGATTCCCAAGCGTGTCGTTGTGATCGATGTTGGTGATGGCTTAATAGAACTCATCAACCCAGAGATTATTGAAACCAAGGGAGAACAGATTGGGCAAGAAGGTTGCCTAAGTGTTCCTGGAAAATATGCAGAAGTAAGACGCTCCAAATATGCTAAGGTAAAAGCCCAAGACAGAACGGGTAAAGAATTTATAATTGATGGAGAAGATTTATTGGCGAGGGCCTTTCTTCATGAAGTTGACCATTTGAATGGAATCCTATTTGTCGATAAAATTGATAACTAG
- a CDS encoding methionyl-tRNA formyltransferase has product MITRKAVGDVMRIVFMGTAPFAIPCLQALAQENDIEVPLVVTQPDKAVGRGHKVRYTAFKQAALELEMPIYQPNSVKDEESIEFIKKLKPDFLVVVAYGQILSQKVLDLPKLACINVHGSLLPKYRGAAPIHWAVIHGEKETGVCTMHMAKTLDAGDIIYCDRTDIDPEETTGELYDRLQEMGANLLVKTLKDIEAGVAPRIPQDDRISTYAPMIFKKDRYIDWNQAGLCILNKIRGLYPAPRAITKYQAEDYIICEAKFHLEEPVGKLDSTILEPGVIVGISPKHGLFVRCKDGWIEILRLKAPGKKEMEAKAYLNGAKINLHSKFESEETL; this is encoded by the coding sequence TTGATAACTAGAAAGGCAGTAGGTGATGTAATGAGGATTGTATTCATGGGAACAGCGCCTTTTGCTATTCCTTGCTTGCAAGCGTTGGCTCAAGAAAATGACATAGAGGTACCCTTGGTTGTAACACAGCCAGATAAAGCAGTGGGACGGGGTCATAAGGTTCGTTATACCGCATTCAAACAGGCCGCCTTAGAACTGGAAATGCCAATCTATCAGCCTAATAGTGTTAAAGACGAGGAATCAATCGAATTTATCAAAAAATTGAAACCTGATTTTTTAGTTGTGGTGGCTTATGGACAAATTCTAAGTCAGAAGGTACTTGATCTTCCCAAGCTAGCCTGTATCAACGTGCACGGCAGTTTGCTTCCCAAATACCGCGGTGCAGCCCCCATACACTGGGCTGTGATTCACGGTGAAAAGGAGACGGGTGTCTGCACCATGCACATGGCCAAAACACTTGATGCGGGAGATATCATCTACTGCGACAGGACCGATATAGATCCAGAGGAAACGACAGGAGAGCTGTATGATCGCTTACAAGAAATGGGTGCGAATCTACTCGTAAAAACCCTAAAAGATATTGAAGCTGGCGTAGCACCTCGTATACCACAGGATGATCGTATATCCACCTATGCTCCTATGATATTCAAAAAAGACCGATATATTGATTGGAACCAAGCAGGGTTATGCATTCTTAATAAAATACGTGGCTTGTATCCAGCCCCTCGAGCAATTACCAAATACCAAGCAGAAGACTATATCATTTGTGAGGCTAAATTCCATTTAGAGGAGCCTGTTGGGAAATTGGACTCTACTATATTGGAGCCTGGCGTAATTGTAGGCATTTCACCTAAGCATGGATTATTTGTTCGTTGTAAGGATGGTTGGATAGAAATACTTCGTCTAAAGGCACCTGGTAAAAAAGAAATGGAAGCCAAAGCCTATTTGAATGGTGCAAAAATAAATTTGCATAGCAAATTTGAAAGTGAGGAAACATTATGA